AGCTGGCATTACTTATTTTTAGTTAACATTCCGTTTGGAATCACAGCGATCTTTTTTGCGAAAATATTCTTAATAGATACGAAGACAAATCCGAATATCCGCTTTGATAAATGGGGTTTTTTATTTGTTACAGGAGGAGTTGGCCTCCTTTTATTTGCCTTAGGGAATATTTCCTCCTATGAACACTTACAATCACCGTTAAACATTAGTTATATCATATCAGGGATAATATGTTTATTTATTTTTATACAGATTGAAAAGCGAGTGGCTTACCCTCTACTAGATTTATCTATATTTCGTATAAGTGCGTATTCATTAAGTATGTATATTACAGGTTTATCTAGCGTTGGTTTGTTTGCTGGAATCTTTTTAATTCCTCTGCTCGTACAGAATGTATATGGTTATGATGCGGTGATGACAGGATTGATTTTTTTACCGACGGCTTTAATGAGCGGTATTTTTATTAATCTTGGCGGACGTTTGTTAGATAAAGGAAAGGCTGCACTTGTTGTGACCGCAGGAACAACGATATTAGCTGCGGGTACTATCGCGCTTGCTTTTCTTTCCTTGGAGTCGGCCTTAATTTGGGTGTTTATATGGATGGCTGTACGGGGAATTGGAATGGGACTTTGCAGTATCCCAGCTTCTACGGCTGGGATTAATTCTATACCGGAAGCGTTTGTTTCTAGAGGTTCGGCTATGAACAGCGTATTTCGACAAATGAGTAATGCCCTTGGTATTGTTTTTGTATCGATCTATTTTGAGGTAAGGCGTTCCCAAGTGTTCGCTAACAACAGCGGTTCTAGTGAATCTGCAAGCCTTCAAGCTATTACAGAAAGCTTTGCCGTCCTTGGAACTATTACATTATTATCTATACCTGCTGCTAATGTATTAGGGAAGAAAGCCAAGCAATCTCAGAAAGAAAGAGATAAAGAAGAACAAAAAGT
This DNA window, taken from Alteribacillus bidgolensis, encodes the following:
- a CDS encoding MDR family MFS transporter translates to MKKLPRKWLIVISLLMGTFTMILNNSMLNPVLPRFMDIFEVNAVAVGWVITIFMVAMGVTMPLTGFLGDKFGKKKVYITGLCIFTAGSFLGSLSWDLEALIFFRGIQGVGGGLMMPLSMALIFEAFPRNERGMATGVWGIAAMLAPTVGPTAGGLIVEMASWHYLFLVNIPFGITAIFFAKIFLIDTKTNPNIRFDKWGFLFVTGGVGLLLFALGNISSYEHLQSPLNISYIISGIICLFIFIQIEKRVAYPLLDLSIFRISAYSLSMYITGLSSVGLFAGIFLIPLLVQNVYGYDAVMTGLIFLPTALMSGIFINLGGRLLDKGKAALVVTAGTTILAAGTIALAFLSLESALIWVFIWMAVRGIGMGLCSIPASTAGINSIPEAFVSRGSAMNSVFRQMSNALGIVFVSIYFEVRRSQVFANNSGSSESASLQAITESFAVLGTITLLSIPAANVLGKKAKQSQKERDKEEQKV